In Oncorhynchus nerka isolate Pitt River linkage group LG21, Oner_Uvic_2.0, whole genome shotgun sequence, the following are encoded in one genomic region:
- the LOC115110864 gene encoding mucin-2-like: MILFSHQLFILLWIVVTVVSFSVGVESNNTAPGTHDSPGLTDTSMTPGDRSTTLLSTNTPDSTEPSSTTTDRATITTQDPSTVLPSTDGTSPTTAAISKTEEVSTTTDLTSTSDTTESKRAVGTTATETRTTSSVSTARLTSSHKTTAYAVTSPESTEKDSPSTDSDMTTPTTTPALSRGDSTSTMEHTGHTSADVPTESNTTADIIPTSSTTDTGTHETTAINTATTDTATTDTGTHETTAINTATTDTGTHETTAIGTATTDTGTHETTAINTATTDTGTHETTAINTATTDTGTHETTAIDTATTDTGTHETTAIDTATTDTGTHETTAIDTATTDTGTHETTPIDTATTDTVTDGSTSSSPTATITGSPHTDKTTGTEGTTDSTTTAGTPALPPTSGSSSSPPSPGSTQTPGSSTAAPVDTSTITPAPSPTITPTGETPGQPTSKTSESPLPPFHTSTSPTGGSTTQPESAITATTSLPPPISIVCPSSPCPYDSICLNGTCQCMSGTFLLEGRCVQAQVFSGDLHLNQTFQAEMSNRSSGIFQQTAARISEALRRALENESGYSQTDVVLLRRGSVIATVNNVFKLGSSATRTSTNAAIEKAIQACGTTCGTILQRATFNDPQPCDVRSTTCEYKEDGVTRCSCKAGYINSFYSNQSCTACPSGQRSEGDTCVPCAFGYAGFNCTDSALLAVVVIACVLGGVLLIMLLGLLAYCCWYRSQSVKKPSAEFSSPYPVEDFRGPWSTSQGITPIPRASTNWASAPMEMTEGGSTHTLVDMKPHTNGAGFHILPKRGKKTGSYDLTSDSMNTFKGKNPSRYSYLVQGHENPYFKPADDRRPI, from the exons TGGTATCTTTTTCTGTAGGGGTAGAGTCCAACAACACGGCTCCTGGCACACATGACAGTCCTGGGCTCACCGATACATCCATGACCCCAGGAGATAGATCCACCACCCTCTTATCCACAAATACCCCAGACTCTACTGAACCCAGCTCCACCACCACAGACAGAGCCACCATCACCACCCAGGACCCCTCAACTGTCCTCCCTAGCACTGATGGCACCTCACCCACAACAGCAGCCATCTCTAAAACTGAAGAGGTCTCTACTACAACCGACCTGACCTCAACTTCTGATACGACAGAGTCTAAGAGAGCAGTCGGCACCACTGCGACAGAAACAAGAACTACCTCGTCGGTCAGCACAGCAAGGTTGACTTCCTCCCACAAGACCACAGCGTACGCTGTCACTTCCCCTGAGTCGACCGAAAAAGACAGTCCGTCTACAGACAGTGACATGACAACACCCACCACCACACCTGCCCTTAGCAGAGGTGACTCTACGTCTACCATGGAACATACAGGCCATACCTCAGCTGATGTCCCCACAGAGTCAAACACAACTGCAGACATTATCCCAACCAGCAGTACCACTGATACAGGTACACATGAAACAACAGCTATCAACACAGCTACCACAGACACAGCTACCACTGATACAGGTACACATGAAACAACAGCTATCAACACAGCTACCACAGACACAGGTACACATGAAACAACAGCTATCGGCACAGCTACCACTGATACAGGTACACATGAAACAACAGCTATCAACACAGCTACCACTGATACAGGTACACATGAAACAACAGCTATCAACACAGCTACCACTGATACAGGTACACATGAAACAACAGCTATCGACACAGCTACCACTGATACAGGTACACATGAAACAACAGCTATCGACACAGCTACCACTGATACAGGTACACATGAAACAACAGCTATCGACACAGCTACCACTGATACAGGTACACATGAAACAACACCTATCGACACAGCTACCACTGATACAG TGACCGATGGCTCCACGTCCTCATCCCCCACCGCTACCATTACAGGGAGCCCTCATACAGACAAAACCACTGGAACAGAGGGGACTACCGATTCTACAACCACAGCTGGCACTCCAGCTTTGCCCCCCACCTCCGGCTCTTCCTCCAGCCCACCCTCTCCAGGCTCAACCCAAACCCCAGGCAGCAGCACTGCTGCCCCCGTAgacacctccaccatcacccctgCCCCCTCACCCACCATCACACCTACAGGAG AAACCCCTGGGCAACCAACTAGCAAAACTAGTGAGAGCCCACTTCCTCCTTTCCACACCTCGACCTCCCCTACCGGTGGAAGCACCACCCAGCCAGAGTCAGCCATCACTGCTACCACATCCCTGCCTCCACCCATCTCCATAGtgtgtccctcctctccctgtccgtaTGATAGCATCTGTCTCAACGGCACCTGCCAGTGTATGTCTGGGACCTTCCTCTTAGAGGGCCGCTGTGTACAAG CCCAAGTCTTCTCTGGAGACCTGCATCTCAACCAGACATTTCAGGCTGAAATGAGCAACCGGTCATCAGGGATATTTCAGCAAACAGCAGCCAGGATCTCAGAGGCA CTGAGAAGAGCCTTGGAAAACGAGTCTGGATACAGCCAAACTGATGTTGTGCTGCTTCG GCGAGGCAGTGTGATCGCGACCGTGAACAACGTGTTTAAACTAGGCTCCAGTGCCACCCGGACTTCGACCAATGCCGCTATAGAGAAAGCCATACAAGCCTGTGGGACGACCTGTGGGACCATACTGCAGAGAGCTACATTTAACG ACCCCCAACCGTGTGATGTCCGCTCTACCACGTGCGAGTACAAAGAAGATGGAGTGACCAGATGCTCCTGTAAGGCTGGCTACATCAACAGCTTCTACTCAAACCAAAGCTGCACAG CCTGTCCCAGTGGTCAAAGGTCAGAGGGAGACACATGTGTGCC ATGCGCGTTTGGCTACGCTGGATTCAACTGCACTGACT cggCTCTGTTGGCAGTGGTGGTCATTGCCTGTGTACTGGGGGGAGTCCTCCTCATCATGCTGCTGGGCCTGCTTGCATACTGCTGCTG GTACCGGTCGCAGTCGGTGAAGAAGCCTTCAGCAGAGTTCAGCAGCCCGTACCCTGTGGAGGACTTTCGGGGCCCCTGGTCCACCTCCCAGGGCATCACCCCGATCCCCCGGGCCAGCACCAACTGGGCTTCAGCCCCCATGGAGATGACCGAGGGGGGCAGCACACACACCCTGGTCGACATGAAGCCCCACACCAACGGAGCG GGATTCCACATCCTGCCTAAACGGGGGAAGAAG ACCGGGTCGTATGACCTGACCTCAGACAGCATGAACACGTTCAAAGGGAAGAACCCGTCTCGCTACTCCTACCTGGTGCAGGGCCACGAGAACCCTTACTTCAAACCGGCAGATGACAGGAGACCCATATGA